A single genomic interval of Acidimicrobiia bacterium harbors:
- a CDS encoding glycerophosphodiester phosphodiesterase, with the protein MPTRLPSLRRPPIGFAHRGARANAPDNTLEAFVLAVRLGATGLESDVWLTRDDEAVLDHDGVVRRRLRSRPIAEYTRAELPAHVPTLADLYDAVGTTLEISLDLKDAAAFGRVLAVARGAGPEALAQLWICHPELDQLTQWRPACPEVHLVHSTFVSRMPDGAESHAALMAERGIDAVALHQSEWTGGRTSLFHRFGVLCFGWDAQHRRILDNLLDTGIDAVYSDHVDRMVDALASGA; encoded by the coding sequence ATGCCCACTCGACTCCCCTCGCTGCGCCGTCCTCCCATCGGCTTCGCCCACCGCGGTGCTCGAGCTAACGCACCCGACAACACCCTGGAGGCGTTCGTGCTGGCGGTACGCCTCGGGGCGACGGGGCTCGAATCCGATGTGTGGCTTACCCGGGATGACGAGGCGGTCCTGGATCACGACGGGGTGGTGCGCCGCCGTCTCCGTTCGCGACCGATCGCTGAATACACCCGGGCCGAATTACCCGCCCATGTGCCCACCCTGGCCGACCTCTACGACGCGGTGGGGACCACCCTGGAGATCTCCTTGGATCTCAAGGACGCCGCCGCCTTTGGTCGCGTGCTGGCCGTGGCCCGGGGAGCCGGACCGGAGGCTCTGGCGCAGCTGTGGATCTGCCACCCCGAATTGGACCAACTCACCCAATGGCGCCCGGCGTGCCCGGAGGTACATCTCGTGCACTCCACGTTTGTCTCCCGCATGCCCGACGGGGCCGAGTCCCATGCGGCGCTGATGGCCGAGCGAGGAATCGACGCCGTGGCCCTGCACCAGTCGGAGTGGACGGGGGGACGCACCTCACTGTTCCACCGCTTCGGCGTGTTGTGCTTTGGTTGGGATGCCCAACACCGGCGAATCCTGGACAACCTGCTCGACACCGGGATCGATGCGGTGTACTCCGATCACGTCGACCGCATGGTCGATGCCCTTGCCTCAGGGGCCTGA
- the tatB gene encoding twin-arginine translocase subunit TatB gives MFNVGPAEFLVIGLIALIVLGPRRLPHAARQIGKVLGDLRRMSEGFQKEMKSTMAGVEDLTRFSDRRTVLGTDAAPVAKPVVSDSSAEAAIAAVSEAPAAPTDPVNPPVVL, from the coding sequence GTGTTCAACGTTGGACCTGCCGAATTCCTCGTTATCGGGCTTATCGCCTTGATCGTGCTCGGCCCCCGCCGTCTCCCCCATGCCGCTCGCCAGATCGGCAAGGTGCTGGGGGATCTCCGACGGATGTCCGAAGGCTTCCAAAAAGAGATGAAATCCACCATGGCCGGGGTGGAGGATCTCACCCGCTTCTCGGATCGTCGCACGGTCCTTGGAACCGATGCGGCCCCAGTGGCCAAGCCGGTCGTTTCCGATAGCAGCGCCGAGGCTGCCATCGCGGCGGTGAGCGAGGCCCCCGCGGCCCCGACCGACCCGGTTAATCCTCCCGTCGTCTTGTAG
- the tatC gene encoding twin-arginine translocase subunit TatC → MSLIDHLTEVRQRVIKIVLAVVVGMTISFMLYGPISNFLIQPYVDACTNSVSDCKLLALDPLEGFGVRMKLATYGGIFIAMPVILWQLWRFITPGLYSHEKKYAIPFMSSALLLFLTGAGIAYYTLPQALTFLQQIGGSDIVTAYSPGKYYGLISYMMLAFGIGFEFPIVLVFAQMLGIITPDNLRHARRYAIVGICVTVAVITPSGDPISMLALSIPMVLFYEVSIILGSIIVRRTNATAAA, encoded by the coding sequence ATGTCGCTCATTGACCACCTCACCGAGGTGCGTCAGCGGGTCATCAAGATCGTGCTCGCTGTCGTAGTGGGGATGACGATTTCCTTCATGCTCTACGGGCCGATCTCGAACTTTCTGATTCAGCCTTACGTCGACGCCTGTACCAACTCGGTCTCAGATTGCAAACTCCTGGCGCTTGACCCCCTCGAGGGGTTCGGGGTGCGCATGAAGTTGGCCACCTACGGAGGCATCTTCATCGCCATGCCGGTGATCCTCTGGCAACTGTGGAGATTCATCACCCCGGGTCTCTACTCCCACGAAAAAAAGTACGCCATCCCCTTCATGTCGAGCGCCCTTTTGCTGTTCCTCACCGGCGCCGGGATCGCTTACTACACGTTGCCCCAGGCGCTGACCTTCCTGCAGCAGATCGGGGGGTCCGACATCGTCACGGCGTACTCGCCCGGTAAGTACTACGGCTTGATCAGCTACATGATGTTGGCCTTCGGTATCGGTTTTGAGTTTCCGATTGTGCTCGTGTTTGCCCAGATGCTCGGGATTATCACGCCCGATAATCTGCGTCACGCGCGGCGCTACGCCATCGTGGGGATCTGCGTAACGGTGGCGGTTATCACCCCGTCGGGCGACCCCATCAGCATGTTGGCGCTTTCCATACCGATGGTGCTGTTCTACGAGGTGTCGATCATCCTCGGAAGCATCATCGTGCGACGGACGAACGCGACCGCGGCGGCATGA
- a CDS encoding DEAD/DEAH box helicase, whose amino-acid sequence MSEYGFPLDPFQLRAMTAIDEDRSVLVAAPTGSGKTVVAEHAVARALAGGGKAFYTAPIKALSNQKYADLVARYGRESVGLLTGDNSINGGASIVVMTTEVLRNMVYAGSPVMEGLQWVVIDEVHFLQDPYRGPVWEEVMIHLPAGVRLVCLSATVSNAEELAEWISTVRGPTEVVIEECRPVELRNLYCVGDKANPGLPLLPILVDGLANPEANRFDEGPRRGGGRRPFFTPRRVAVIQRLQDESMLPAITFIFSRKGCDEACNQLADAGLRLTTSSEAARVRAIVQERTASLAPADLVALGFDRFLAALEAGVAAHHAGMVPPFKEAVEACFIAGLTKAVFATETLAMGVNMPARSVVIERLSKFAGDGREMLTSGEYTQLTGRAGRRGIDDLGYAIVLWSPFVPFEEVAALALSRSFALRSAFRPTFNMAANLVKRYQPERAHHLLDLSFAQYQADRSVVRIEARIERERRRLARLTAEATCELGDVEEYRQQRAVAARPGGDGGTMAVSAALSRLAPGDLVVVDGAALAVVSVALRKGHPKVAVIDERGKPRTLRGPDLSVAPIPITTVTLPQPYDPHNRRFHHHVGETLRRAMVGLERSTEGVRNIAPGLAADTHPVADCPDRAAHLRAAGQAQRVRGKLENLQRQGQSRTESLARKFDRVLDLLEAWGYLDGWALTPAGEVLARTYHESDLLVAEALITGLFDNLDAPTMAAMASCFTYEHRGRDQPRAPRFPSSTLRGRFDVLEGLAADLLVDEEAAGLPGTRPPDAGFVHLAHAWASGTGLAEVLEQADLSGGDFVRNIKQLADLLRGLGSIAPVPATAARARQAAAALQRGVVTATSALPALADVERSGADS is encoded by the coding sequence GTGAGTGAGTACGGGTTCCCGCTCGACCCCTTCCAGCTGCGGGCGATGACGGCCATCGACGAAGATCGCTCGGTGCTCGTGGCTGCCCCCACCGGATCGGGCAAGACCGTGGTGGCCGAACATGCGGTGGCTCGGGCTCTCGCCGGCGGGGGGAAGGCCTTTTACACGGCCCCCATCAAGGCGCTTTCCAATCAGAAATACGCTGACTTGGTGGCTCGCTACGGCCGGGAGTCGGTGGGCTTGCTCACGGGCGATAACAGCATCAACGGCGGCGCCAGCATTGTGGTGATGACCACCGAGGTCCTTCGCAACATGGTCTATGCCGGATCGCCCGTCATGGAGGGCCTGCAATGGGTGGTGATCGACGAAGTTCATTTCCTCCAGGACCCCTATCGCGGGCCGGTCTGGGAGGAGGTGATGATCCACCTCCCTGCCGGTGTGCGGCTGGTGTGCCTCTCGGCCACCGTGTCGAACGCAGAAGAGTTGGCCGAGTGGATCAGCACCGTCCGGGGCCCGACCGAGGTGGTGATCGAGGAATGCCGCCCGGTCGAACTCCGCAACCTGTACTGCGTGGGCGACAAAGCCAATCCCGGGCTACCCCTGCTCCCCATCCTGGTGGATGGGCTAGCCAACCCCGAGGCTAATCGTTTCGATGAGGGCCCCCGCCGGGGTGGGGGTCGGCGGCCCTTTTTTACGCCGCGCCGAGTGGCGGTGATCCAACGTCTCCAGGACGAATCGATGCTTCCGGCCATCACATTCATCTTCAGTCGTAAGGGTTGCGACGAAGCGTGCAATCAGTTAGCGGACGCGGGCCTGCGCCTCACCACCTCCTCCGAGGCCGCCCGGGTGCGGGCCATTGTGCAGGAACGGACTGCCTCCCTCGCCCCGGCTGACCTGGTGGCGTTGGGTTTCGACCGCTTTTTGGCGGCGCTGGAGGCGGGGGTGGCGGCGCATCACGCCGGGATGGTGCCACCGTTCAAGGAAGCGGTGGAAGCGTGTTTCATCGCGGGGCTCACCAAGGCAGTGTTTGCCACCGAGACGTTGGCCATGGGGGTGAACATGCCGGCTCGAAGTGTGGTGATCGAGCGACTCTCGAAATTCGCCGGGGACGGACGCGAAATGCTCACATCGGGTGAATACACCCAACTGACCGGCCGGGCCGGGCGACGGGGGATCGACGACTTGGGTTACGCCATCGTGCTCTGGTCTCCCTTTGTGCCTTTCGAGGAGGTGGCGGCGCTGGCCTTGAGTCGGTCGTTTGCTCTCCGATCGGCGTTTCGTCCCACCTTCAACATGGCGGCCAACCTCGTGAAGCGCTACCAGCCGGAACGGGCGCACCATCTCCTGGACCTGTCCTTTGCGCAGTACCAAGCCGACCGCTCCGTGGTGCGGATCGAAGCCCGTATCGAACGGGAACGGCGCCGCCTCGCCCGCCTCACCGCCGAGGCCACCTGTGAACTGGGTGATGTGGAGGAATACCGCCAGCAGCGCGCGGTGGCAGCCCGCCCGGGCGGAGATGGGGGCACCATGGCGGTGTCGGCCGCATTGAGTCGGTTGGCCCCCGGGGATCTGGTGGTGGTCGATGGTGCCGCACTGGCGGTGGTGTCGGTGGCTCTGCGCAAGGGTCATCCCAAGGTGGCGGTGATCGACGAGCGAGGGAAACCCCGCACCCTGCGCGGCCCAGACCTGTCGGTGGCGCCTATACCCATCACCACCGTCACCCTGCCTCAGCCGTACGACCCACACAATCGGAGATTTCACCATCATGTGGGAGAGACCCTGCGGCGGGCGATGGTGGGTCTGGAGCGCTCCACGGAAGGGGTGCGGAACATCGCCCCGGGGTTGGCGGCCGACACTCACCCCGTGGCCGACTGTCCCGACCGGGCAGCCCACCTCCGGGCGGCGGGCCAAGCCCAGCGGGTTCGGGGCAAGCTGGAGAACCTGCAACGACAGGGGCAAAGCCGCACGGAGTCTCTGGCCCGCAAGTTCGATCGGGTGTTAGATCTTCTTGAGGCGTGGGGTTATCTAGATGGCTGGGCACTCACCCCGGCGGGCGAGGTGCTCGCCCGCACCTATCACGAGAGCGATCTACTGGTGGCGGAGGCGCTCATCACTGGTCTGTTCGACAACCTCGACGCGCCCACGATGGCGGCCATGGCCTCGTGTTTCACCTACGAGCACCGAGGGCGCGACCAACCCCGGGCCCCTCGCTTCCCCTCCTCCACCCTCCGGGGACGCTTTGACGTGTTGGAGGGCCTGGCGGCGGACCTGCTGGTGGACGAGGAGGCGGCCGGGCTCCCCGGGACCCGCCCGCCCGACGCGGGCTTCGTGCATCTCGCTCATGCCTGGGCCAGCGGTACCGGCTTGGCCGAGGTCCTTGAGCAGGCCGACCTCTCCGGCGGCGATTTCGTGCGCAACATCAAGCAACTCGCCGACCTGCTGCGGGGACTCGGGAGCATCGCGCCGGTTCCGGCCACCGCCGCGCGGGCCCGACAGGCCGCCGCTGCCCTCCAGCGCGGGGTCGTGACAGCCACCTCGGCCCTGCCGGCGTTGGCCGACGTGGAGCGGTCCGGTGCCGATTCGTAA
- a CDS encoding NAD(P)-dependent alcohol dehydrogenase, which yields MQAWILDASPGQYRWGELPDPEVGMDDVAVRPMATALNHMDLWLTRGRPRPLLPHVPGCDVAGVVASVGAAVTSIGVGDEVVVNPAVAPLEAIIALGDNAPLGRGFQILGEQRWGGHAEMVVVPARNVVARPPDRSWAECAAYPLATLTAWRMLQRARLGAGERCLIVGIGGGVSTAALHLAVRMGAEVHVTSRDAAKRRAALVLGAAAAYDSGEEWPVKAEVVVESVGPATWDRSVGALVPGGRLVVCGGTSGPTVELNIPRLFFKQIEVIGSTMGGYGEFGEVTRLMGQDLPVTIDSTFPLAQYPAALAHLDSASQLGKVVLLHG from the coding sequence ATGCAGGCTTGGATCCTTGATGCGTCGCCGGGGCAGTACCGATGGGGTGAGCTACCCGATCCCGAGGTGGGAATGGATGACGTAGCGGTGCGTCCGATGGCCACCGCCTTGAACCACATGGATCTCTGGCTGACCCGAGGCCGACCGCGTCCGTTGCTGCCCCATGTACCCGGCTGCGACGTGGCGGGCGTGGTGGCGAGCGTGGGGGCCGCAGTGACCTCAATAGGGGTGGGCGACGAAGTGGTGGTGAATCCGGCCGTGGCCCCGTTAGAGGCCATCATCGCCTTGGGCGATAACGCCCCGCTGGGACGGGGGTTCCAGATCCTTGGGGAGCAGCGCTGGGGCGGGCACGCCGAGATGGTGGTGGTTCCGGCTCGCAATGTGGTGGCGCGTCCCCCTGACCGTTCCTGGGCCGAATGTGCCGCCTACCCGCTCGCCACCCTCACGGCGTGGCGAATGCTCCAACGCGCCCGCCTGGGCGCGGGGGAGCGGTGCCTGATCGTGGGTATTGGAGGGGGCGTGAGCACCGCGGCCCTGCACCTAGCCGTGCGAATGGGAGCCGAAGTACATGTGACCTCCCGTGATGCGGCCAAACGGAGGGCGGCTCTGGTTTTGGGGGCTGCTGCCGCCTACGACTCGGGCGAGGAGTGGCCGGTGAAGGCCGAGGTAGTGGTGGAGAGCGTGGGCCCCGCCACCTGGGACCGCTCGGTGGGAGCGCTGGTGCCGGGTGGGCGGCTGGTGGTCTGTGGCGGGACGTCAGGCCCCACCGTGGAGCTGAACATCCCCCGGCTGTTTTTCAAGCAGATCGAGGTGATTGGCTCAACGATGGGCGGCTACGGCGAGTTCGGCGAGGTCACGCGCCTGATGGGCCAGGACCTCCCGGTGACGATCGACAGCACCTTTCCGCTGGCCCAGTATCCCGCTGCTCTGGCCCATCTCGATTCGGCATCCCAACTCGGGAAGGTTGTGCTCCTACACGGGTAA
- a CDS encoding M20 family peptidase codes for MDLVSLKSRLRKSVQDCSPLLLDASHQIHDHPELGYEEHFAHDLLTGILEAEGLAVERGAFGLDTAFVARAGHRGPTIAVLCEYDALPGIGHACGHNIIATAGLGAGLAAAAVAEEVGGQVVILGTPAEEGGGGKIRMARAGAFEGVDAALMVHPAGHDLARMNVIAVQELVATYTGKAAHAAAFPHDGRNALDAAVLGYLNVAALRQHILPSERVHGVFSEAGEKANIVPARAVAEWMVRSESIAALEPLNARVVAALQGGATATGCEVEIWWKPVVYADMLDNEVILNLYKANASALGRTVMEPDGKHQVVGSTDMGNVSYLVPSIHPMVAAAPAGTLIHTPDFANHARGAHGDEAVVAGAVAMAWTVADLWLGEGVLGAVQAEFAHTMARVGPEGRRSAIEEGSGA; via the coding sequence GTGGACCTCGTTTCTCTAAAATCTCGCTTACGGAAGTCGGTACAGGACTGTTCTCCGCTCCTCTTGGATGCCTCGCATCAGATTCACGACCACCCTGAGCTGGGCTACGAGGAACACTTTGCCCACGATCTCCTCACCGGGATACTCGAGGCGGAGGGGTTAGCGGTGGAGCGTGGCGCCTTCGGCCTCGACACGGCCTTTGTGGCCCGCGCCGGCCATCGCGGGCCCACGATCGCGGTGCTTTGCGAGTACGACGCTCTCCCCGGGATTGGTCATGCCTGCGGACACAACATCATTGCCACGGCTGGGCTCGGGGCGGGCTTGGCCGCCGCCGCGGTAGCCGAGGAGGTGGGAGGTCAGGTCGTGATCCTGGGAACCCCGGCTGAGGAAGGCGGGGGCGGCAAAATCCGGATGGCGCGTGCTGGGGCCTTCGAAGGGGTGGACGCCGCGTTGATGGTGCACCCCGCTGGGCATGACCTCGCTCGCATGAACGTGATTGCGGTGCAGGAATTGGTAGCCACCTACACCGGGAAAGCGGCCCATGCCGCTGCCTTCCCCCACGATGGTCGCAATGCCCTCGATGCGGCGGTGCTGGGGTATCTGAACGTGGCGGCCTTGCGGCAGCACATCCTCCCCAGTGAACGCGTCCATGGCGTCTTCTCCGAGGCGGGGGAGAAGGCAAATATCGTGCCGGCGCGGGCGGTGGCGGAGTGGATGGTGCGTTCCGAGAGCATTGCCGCCTTGGAGCCCCTCAATGCGCGCGTGGTGGCGGCATTACAGGGCGGGGCGACCGCCACCGGCTGCGAGGTGGAGATTTGGTGGAAGCCAGTGGTGTACGCCGACATGCTGGACAACGAGGTGATCCTGAACCTCTACAAGGCCAACGCCAGTGCCTTGGGCCGCACGGTGATGGAGCCGGATGGGAAGCACCAGGTGGTGGGGAGTACCGACATGGGCAACGTCAGTTACCTGGTTCCTTCCATCCACCCGATGGTGGCGGCTGCCCCGGCGGGAACCCTGATTCATACCCCAGACTTTGCCAACCACGCCCGGGGTGCGCACGGAGACGAAGCGGTGGTAGCGGGGGCGGTGGCGATGGCCTGGACGGTGGCAGACCTCTGGCTCGGCGAGGGTGTGCTCGGCGCCGTGCAGGCCGAATTCGCCCACACCATGGCCCGAGTGGGGCCCGAAGGCCGTCGATCCGCCATTGAGGAGGGCAGCGGGGCGTAA
- a CDS encoding thymidylate synthase: MTVYISEDFTPTEADVLRRYFTNLDGPVFALVNLPEVVKGALFARYSRSSKSLRRLFLDEFVGELDISGDASIDATVGLRRAEELYDRVFFEYGDDSVAQLGGVHLACEQASNLLTKVLEWGRLMAYLEQSTRYIAYDTRLGGRYRYYRDPEVLGSSLGLRYIGDMDRLFDSYAELVPLMSDFYRDCFPKDPGDSDFVYRQAIRAKAFDAVRGVLPAASISNVGIYGTGQGYEALLLRMRSHPLPEARAYADLMLSELRKVIPSFLKRVDLDDRGVAWSTYLASTRSAVAEIADDLFPAGSGVGAEDAAVELVDWDPEGEVKLVANILYAHTHVAEAVLEARVRLMTNDERLAIIHAYVGDRGNRRHKPGRAFERLTYRFDILADYGAFRDLQRHRMLSLEWQTLSPRHGYTRPEAVDLAGCGERFDEVMERSAGLHDALAERFPAQAPYALALAYKVRFYLHLNAREAMHLIELRTTPQGHPAYRTVGQDMHRLIAEKAGHHAVAAAMSFVDHSPEPTLERLDAERRAEARRQSR; this comes from the coding sequence ATGACCGTCTACATCTCTGAGGATTTCACGCCCACCGAGGCGGATGTTCTGCGTCGCTATTTCACCAATCTCGACGGGCCCGTATTTGCCCTCGTGAATCTGCCCGAGGTGGTCAAAGGGGCGCTCTTCGCCCGCTACTCCCGCAGTTCCAAGAGCCTGCGCCGACTGTTTCTGGATGAGTTTGTCGGCGAGCTCGACATTTCTGGCGATGCCAGCATCGATGCCACCGTAGGGCTCCGGCGGGCTGAGGAGCTCTACGACCGGGTGTTCTTCGAATACGGCGACGACTCAGTGGCGCAACTCGGCGGCGTGCATCTCGCCTGTGAACAGGCCTCGAACCTGCTCACCAAGGTGCTCGAATGGGGCCGGCTCATGGCCTATCTCGAGCAGTCCACCCGGTACATCGCCTATGACACCCGTCTGGGGGGTCGGTACCGGTATTACCGCGATCCCGAGGTGCTCGGCAGCAGTCTCGGCCTCCGGTACATCGGCGACATGGACCGCCTCTTCGACTCCTACGCCGAGCTGGTCCCCCTCATGTCGGATTTCTATCGGGACTGCTTCCCGAAGGATCCAGGCGACTCCGACTTCGTCTACCGTCAGGCCATCCGGGCGAAGGCGTTCGATGCGGTACGCGGCGTGTTGCCCGCCGCCTCTATTTCTAATGTGGGTATCTACGGCACCGGCCAGGGCTATGAGGCCTTGCTCCTGCGCATGCGGTCGCATCCTCTACCGGAGGCCCGAGCCTATGCCGACCTGATGTTGAGCGAACTCCGCAAGGTAATCCCCAGTTTCCTGAAGCGGGTCGACCTTGACGACCGGGGCGTTGCCTGGAGTACCTATCTGGCCAGCACGCGCTCGGCGGTGGCGGAGATCGCCGATGACCTATTTCCGGCGGGGAGCGGGGTTGGGGCGGAGGACGCCGCCGTTGAGTTGGTGGACTGGGACCCCGAGGGCGAGGTGAAACTCGTGGCGAACATCCTCTACGCGCACACCCATGTCGCGGAGGCCGTCTTGGAGGCCCGGGTGCGACTGATGACGAACGATGAACGGTTGGCCATCATTCACGCCTACGTGGGCGATCGGGGCAATCGACGCCACAAGCCGGGCCGGGCGTTCGAACGTCTCACCTATCGCTTCGACATCCTGGCCGATTATGGAGCCTTCCGGGACCTACAGCGCCATCGAATGCTCTCCCTCGAATGGCAAACCCTTAGCCCCCGGCATGGGTACACCCGACCGGAAGCTGTGGACCTCGCCGGCTGTGGCGAGCGCTTCGACGAAGTCATGGAACGCTCGGCCGGGTTGCACGATGCCCTTGCCGAACGTTTTCCGGCCCAGGCCCCGTATGCGTTAGCCCTGGCCTACAAGGTGCGGTTCTATCTTCATCTCAACGCCCGCGAGGCGATGCACCTCATCGAATTGCGCACCACCCCCCAGGGCCATCCTGCCTACCGGACCGTGGGTCAGGACATGCACCGGCTCATTGCGGAGAAGGCCGGTCACCATGCTGTGGCGGCCGCCATGAGTTTCGTGGACCACTCGCCCGAGCCCACCCTCGAGCGCCTCGACGCCGAGCGCCGGGCCGAGGCCCGCCGCCAGAGTCGCTGA
- a CDS encoding DUF4193 family protein produces the protein MKAKNDDDDAEDDEEADPDDVEADLDAILKDRIAAAEEEEDEAENSEPEQAGGVSRILPKRPGEFVCQSCFLVKHPNQLANAKRKLCSDCV, from the coding sequence ATCAAGGCCAAGAACGACGATGATGATGCCGAAGATGACGAGGAGGCCGACCCCGACGACGTGGAGGCTGATCTCGACGCGATTCTCAAGGACCGGATCGCGGCCGCGGAAGAGGAAGAGGACGAGGCGGAGAATTCCGAGCCCGAGCAGGCCGGCGGCGTGAGTCGGATTTTGCCCAAGCGGCCCGGAGAGTTCGTGTGCCAGTCCTGTTTCCTCGTGAAACATCCCAACCAATTGGCCAATGCCAAGCGCAAGCTCTGCTCTGATTGCGTCTGA
- a CDS encoding GNAT family N-acetyltransferase: MMVTTPHEASRPAVAADLPRLTELAQEAVDHLRPRRGGEVWARRSARHAPFKDALAQELGDDHHHLVVGTVDDVVMGYGVVGIEVLRDGGRLGVVTDLYTDPGCREIGLGELVMEALVDWCGEQDCFGVDSLALPGDRHTKNFFESFGLVARAIVVHRSIP, encoded by the coding sequence ATGATGGTGACGACCCCGCACGAGGCGAGTCGGCCCGCGGTAGCCGCCGATCTTCCCCGTTTGACGGAACTGGCCCAGGAAGCGGTGGATCACCTGCGCCCGAGACGCGGGGGAGAGGTGTGGGCACGCCGGAGCGCTCGCCACGCCCCCTTCAAAGATGCTCTCGCTCAGGAGTTGGGTGATGACCACCACCACCTTGTGGTGGGGACGGTCGACGATGTGGTGATGGGCTACGGCGTGGTCGGCATCGAAGTGTTGCGAGACGGCGGACGGCTCGGAGTGGTCACCGATCTCTACACCGATCCAGGTTGTCGGGAGATTGGCCTCGGGGAGTTGGTGATGGAGGCGTTGGTCGACTGGTGCGGTGAGCAGGATTGTTTTGGGGTGGACAGCCTGGCCCTCCCGGGTGACCGGCATACAAAAAACTTCTTTGAATCCTTTGGCCTGGTGGCTCGGGCCATTGTGGTCCACCGCTCGATCCCGTGA
- a CDS encoding NUDIX domain-containing protein, protein MLWPGGSGHCGPPLDPVTPAPPTVAVRAVAVDHDQVVLVRHGTGPAGGRWSIPGGEVGFGETLMEAVTRVLREETGLVGVCGALLDWSEHILPDRHRVVLAFAVTVVCDDGPRAGANVAEAAWVVLHEVATLDLVEGVAEFLHDQGIIATFT, encoded by the coding sequence ATCCTTTGGCCTGGTGGCTCGGGCCATTGTGGTCCACCGCTCGATCCCGTGACCCCAGCGCCCCCCACCGTGGCGGTCCGGGCTGTCGCGGTGGATCACGATCAGGTCGTATTGGTGCGGCACGGGACCGGCCCCGCCGGGGGCCGCTGGTCGATACCGGGCGGGGAGGTTGGCTTTGGCGAGACCCTGATGGAGGCGGTTACCCGCGTGCTGCGCGAGGAGACCGGCCTGGTAGGGGTCTGCGGAGCCCTGCTGGATTGGTCGGAACACATACTCCCCGACCGTCACCGGGTTGTCCTCGCCTTTGCGGTGACCGTCGTGTGCGACGATGGCCCGAGGGCGGGCGCCAACGTCGCCGAGGCGGCATGGGTGGTACTTCACGAAGTGGCGACGCTTGACCTAGTGGAGGGTGTGGCGGAGTTTCTCCACGACCAGGGCATCATCGCCACCTTTACCTGA
- a CDS encoding crotonase/enoyl-CoA hydratase family protein: MAVNFEQQGPFAVVTINRPEARNAVNAAVAQGIEEAIDRIEADDSIWVGIITGVAPVFCAGADLKEINSGNAAGLATTRGGFAGIVQRERTKPIIAAVDGPALAGGTEIVLSCDLVVASTTATFGIPEVKRSLVAAAGGLFRLGRKIPLNIAMELTLTGDPIDATRAHHFGLVNRLVEPGTALDAAVALAEQICANAPVAVRASRKIVLEATNAPDDIGWKMSMEGMAQAMASDDFSEGLTAFIEKRPPQWKGV; the protein is encoded by the coding sequence ATGGCCGTCAACTTCGAACAACAGGGACCCTTCGCGGTCGTCACCATCAACCGCCCTGAAGCCCGTAACGCCGTAAACGCCGCGGTGGCCCAGGGAATCGAGGAGGCCATCGACAGGATCGAAGCCGACGATTCGATCTGGGTGGGCATCATCACTGGCGTGGCCCCCGTATTTTGCGCGGGTGCCGACCTCAAGGAGATCAACTCGGGCAACGCCGCCGGATTGGCCACTACTCGCGGAGGCTTCGCCGGCATCGTGCAGCGCGAGCGGACCAAACCCATCATCGCCGCGGTCGACGGGCCCGCCCTGGCCGGCGGCACGGAGATCGTCTTGTCCTGCGACCTGGTCGTCGCCTCCACCACCGCCACCTTCGGGATCCCCGAGGTGAAGCGATCGTTGGTGGCCGCCGCCGGTGGCCTGTTCCGGCTGGGTCGCAAAATCCCGCTGAATATCGCCATGGAGTTGACTCTCACCGGCGATCCGATCGATGCCACCCGGGCCCATCACTTCGGCCTCGTAAACCGTCTCGTGGAACCCGGCACGGCCCTCGACGCGGCCGTGGCCCTGGCCGAGCAGATCTGCGCCAATGCCCCCGTGGCCGTGCGGGCGTCCCGCAAGATCGTGCTCGAAGCCACCAATGCGCCCGACGACATCGGGTGGAAGATGTCGATGGAGGGCATGGCCCAGGCCATGGCTTCAGACGACTTCTCCGAGGGGCTCACCGCCTTCATCGAGAAGCGCCCGCCCCAGTGGAAGGGCGTCTGA
- a CDS encoding Rrf2 family transcriptional regulator codes for MRITAKVDYAVRAAVELADGYLQHRERVPVKADVLAAAQEIPPRFLETILSELRRSGIVGSKRGSDGGYWLARPPTEVSVADIIRAVEGPLADVHGQSPEEVVYAGVARDLQPVWVATRVALRGVLEETTLADIASGALPERVVTLAAQPGGWTRR; via the coding sequence GTGCGCATTACGGCGAAGGTTGATTATGCGGTACGCGCCGCGGTGGAACTAGCCGACGGGTACCTCCAACACCGGGAGCGAGTTCCCGTGAAAGCCGACGTCCTTGCGGCGGCCCAAGAAATTCCGCCCCGTTTCTTGGAGACGATTCTGTCGGAACTTCGGCGGTCGGGAATCGTGGGCAGCAAGCGCGGGTCCGACGGCGGGTATTGGTTGGCCCGGCCCCCCACCGAAGTGAGCGTGGCCGACATCATCCGTGCCGTAGAGGGCCCGCTTGCCGATGTCCATGGCCAGTCGCCCGAGGAGGTGGTCTACGCCGGCGTGGCGCGAGATCTCCAGCCGGTGTGGGTGGCCACGCGCGTGGCGCTGCGGGGAGTGCTCGAGGAGACCACGCTCGCTGACATCGCCTCCGGCGCGCTACCCGAGCGGGTGGTGACACTTGCCGCCCAGCCGGGCGGTTGGACTCGGCGTTAG